One part of the Bdellovibrio bacteriovorus genome encodes these proteins:
- a CDS encoding HAD family hydrolase: protein MNPLLVFDLDGTLIDSAPDIIVAVNRTLANHSKPTLSDELIIAHIGEGIKKLIADLFKDDSLEPADIIALEMEFLKTYEEEMLQKTRIYPGVEDFLSRYQGPMGIITNKNEIPAKVILKHLGLDKYPWVNVFGADTLEERKPSPLPLRTMMKLAGRLPGNTLMIGDGIPDMVSAQKAGVASIAIGFGYTATPLLEKYEPLAVLEHYQDLSALVERISVRA, encoded by the coding sequence ATGAATCCACTTCTTGTCTTTGATCTTGACGGCACTTTGATTGACTCGGCCCCGGATATTATCGTGGCCGTCAATCGCACTTTGGCAAACCATTCCAAACCCACCTTAAGCGATGAACTGATCATCGCACACATCGGCGAAGGCATTAAAAAGCTTATCGCCGATTTATTTAAAGACGACTCACTGGAACCCGCCGACATCATCGCTCTGGAAATGGAGTTCCTGAAAACCTACGAAGAAGAGATGCTGCAAAAAACCCGCATCTATCCTGGTGTGGAAGACTTCCTGTCCCGCTATCAGGGGCCTATGGGTATCATCACCAATAAAAATGAAATTCCCGCCAAGGTCATTTTGAAACATCTGGGTCTGGACAAGTATCCATGGGTGAATGTTTTTGGTGCTGATACACTTGAAGAACGAAAGCCCAGCCCGCTTCCTTTAAGAACCATGATGAAGCTGGCCGGCCGTCTGCCGGGGAACACCCTGATGATCGGCGATGGCATTCCGGATATGGTTTCCGCCCAAAAAGCCGGCGTGGCCTCCATTGCCATCGGCTTTGGTTATACGGCAACTCCCCTTCTGGAAAAGTACGAACCGCTGGCCGTTTTGGAACACTATCAGGATCTCTCAGCTCTGGTTGAAAGAATCTCAGTCCGGGCCTGA
- a CDS encoding OmpA family protein has protein sequence MHLSSALKIAASLTLVFALGACSSKSKKEDENVIGQRGNRGPDSALSGAAGDLRKSTKFSTLSQNIRFNVGSSELNASSRRALDEIASELKKTSNSYEKIRISGLTDPQGDADRNLRLSEARAMRVRDYLVSRGVSEDKLETIGKGAVARESLGTSSQMARDRRVDFEIVE, from the coding sequence ATGCATTTGTCTTCAGCACTTAAAATTGCCGCATCTTTGACCCTGGTGTTCGCCCTGGGTGCATGTTCCAGCAAATCCAAAAAAGAGGATGAAAACGTCATTGGCCAGCGTGGCAATCGCGGTCCTGACTCAGCCCTTTCCGGAGCCGCGGGTGACTTAAGAAAATCAACCAAGTTCTCAACTCTTTCCCAGAACATTCGATTCAATGTCGGAAGTTCCGAACTCAACGCCTCCAGCCGCCGGGCTTTGGATGAAATTGCCAGCGAGTTGAAGAAGACCTCGAACTCTTATGAGAAAATTCGCATCTCTGGTCTGACGGACCCTCAAGGCGATGCTGATCGCAACCTGCGCCTGTCAGAAGCCCGTGCGATGCGCGTGCGCGACTATCTGGTGTCTCGCGGAGTGTCCGAGGATAAGCTTGAAACCATCGGCAAGGGGGCCGTAGCCCGTGAAAGCCTGGGAACGTCCTCTCAAATGGCGCGGGATCGTCGCGTGGACTTTGAGATTGTCGAATAA
- a CDS encoding O-methyltransferase, protein MRESVLSHKDNYMLSLLSEESDLKKRSRQFADELNLGRISINAAEAKLIQTLVRTHGCRKFVEIGTLTGLSAQYIFDALPEGGELWTLEKDPKHGEYSSQIFAQLDQSKKKIHLVMGDAREELEKIAALGPFDGVFIDGNKAAYFDYLTWAEKNLRQGGLILADNIFLSGSVWGEPAQKFSDKQVRIMQDFNKRLADPTLFESAIIPTFEGLYIALKK, encoded by the coding sequence ATGCGTGAATCCGTGTTAAGCCACAAAGACAATTATATGCTTTCACTTCTTTCTGAAGAAAGTGATCTGAAAAAACGTTCCCGTCAGTTTGCTGATGAACTGAATTTGGGAAGAATCAGCATCAATGCAGCGGAAGCAAAGTTGATCCAAACGCTGGTGCGCACACACGGCTGCCGCAAATTTGTCGAGATCGGAACGCTGACCGGATTGTCGGCGCAGTACATCTTTGATGCCCTGCCGGAGGGTGGGGAGTTGTGGACTCTTGAAAAAGACCCGAAGCACGGCGAATACTCATCCCAGATTTTCGCGCAACTGGATCAGTCGAAAAAGAAAATCCATCTGGTGATGGGTGATGCCCGTGAGGAGCTTGAAAAAATCGCAGCTCTGGGGCCTTTCGACGGCGTGTTTATCGACGGCAACAAGGCCGCTTACTTTGACTATCTGACCTGGGCCGAAAAAAACTTGCGTCAAGGCGGCCTGATTCTGGCCGACAATATCTTCTTGTCGGGCTCCGTGTGGGGTGAACCCGCCCAGAAGTTCTCGGACAAACAAGTCCGCATCATGCAAGACTTCAACAAGCGCCTGGCCGACCCCACTTTGTTTGAATCCGCCATCATCCCCACCTTCGAAGGCCTCTACATAGCCCTCAAAAAATAA
- a CDS encoding PilZ domain-containing protein, which yields MKTQGKIWIIYDAEAKTQTKPMSVVQAQVSILSIPEHAHAKFFLWTPGWESWLSIKDFLESDQNYFVIVQPPKPGGMPSLPGENENTLTATKNAPATNGGADSPYTQVVVGDIPLKHRELGGYHQKDFNGDDLDLAKIRKDKSDMPKPKKKNDEPEEVPQAQAKSEPKGSDRRRDPRHNFKIEVVLVSKVRSFRTYSKDISLSGTMLEDEIPRDFLNKPFDLIIVNPFEPDPSKARLLFRAKIVGDLADPRRLMFIEQDVTMTLRLDALLKAYVAYQDQVRRSAG from the coding sequence ATGAAGACCCAAGGTAAAATCTGGATCATTTATGATGCCGAGGCGAAGACGCAGACAAAGCCTATGTCTGTTGTGCAAGCTCAAGTGTCGATCCTGTCCATTCCCGAACATGCTCATGCCAAATTCTTCCTGTGGACACCGGGCTGGGAAAGCTGGTTGTCTATCAAGGACTTCCTGGAATCTGATCAGAACTATTTCGTTATCGTTCAGCCTCCGAAGCCAGGCGGTATGCCTTCTCTTCCAGGTGAAAATGAAAACACCCTGACGGCGACCAAGAATGCGCCGGCCACCAATGGGGGTGCTGACAGTCCCTACACCCAAGTGGTTGTGGGCGACATTCCGCTGAAGCACCGTGAACTCGGCGGCTATCACCAAAAAGATTTCAACGGAGATGATCTGGATCTGGCCAAGATCCGCAAAGACAAATCCGACATGCCAAAGCCCAAGAAGAAAAACGACGAACCCGAAGAAGTGCCACAAGCACAAGCCAAGTCAGAGCCGAAGGGTTCTGACCGTCGTCGCGATCCCCGACACAATTTCAAAATTGAAGTCGTGCTGGTTTCCAAGGTTCGTTCGTTCCGCACTTATTCCAAGGACATCTCTTTAAGCGGGACCATGCTTGAAGACGAAATCCCAAGAGACTTCCTGAATAAGCCTTTCGATTTGATTATCGTAAATCCATTTGAACCGGATCCATCCAAAGCCCGCCTGCTCTTCCGCGCCAAAATCGTGGGTGACCTGGCAGACCCTCGCCGTTTGATGTTCATCGAACAGGATGTCACCATGACATTGCGTCTGGATGCTTTGCTGAAAGCTTACGTAGCTTATCAGGATCAAGTTCGTCGCAGCGCCGGCTAA